A single window of Anopheles moucheti chromosome 2, idAnoMoucSN_F20_07, whole genome shotgun sequence DNA harbors:
- the LOC128297763 gene encoding 15-hydroxyprostaglandin dehydrogenase [NAD(+)]-like, translated as MDLKNKVALVTGAATGLGRAFSEELLKHGAKVVVCDLDSDAGELTVEELEKQYGERVLFCHCDVTDYVQFEEAFEYTVCMFKEVNIVINNAEIMNDNFWELEVDVNLNGAIRGTLLAQKFMDKSKGRDGGVLVNIGSGVSVKPQLSTPIYTATKHAILGLTKACGDPFHYGNTNVRAFAYCPGPIENSSSHNKRFMSPAYEKAKELDMNGVQLQRMEHVAKELIPLLKNAPTGSIWLVSGGKPAKEIPYSSI; from the exons ATGGACTTGAAAAATAAAGTTGCGCTCGTGACTGGTGCTGCCACCGGGCTCGGAAGAGCGTTCAGTGAGGAATTGTTAAAGCATGGGGCAAAG GTTGTTGTATGTGACTTGGACTCCGATGCCGGCGAATTGACTGTGGAGGAACTCGAAAAACAATATGGAGAAAGGGTGTTATTTTGTCACTGCGACGTTACTGATTATGTGCAGTTCGAAG AAGCCTTCGAGTACACTGTGTGCATGTTCAAGGAGGTCAACATTGTGATAAACAACGCAGAAATCATGAACGATAACTTCTGGGAGCTCGAAGTCGATGTAAACCTGAACGGTGCTATCCGAGGCACACTGCTAGCCCAAAAGTTTATGGACAAAAGCAAAGGTAGAGATGGTGGTGTCCTGGTTAACATTGGATCTGGAGTCAGCGTCAAGCCACAGTTATCTACTCCTATTTATACCGCAACTAAACATGCCATTCTTGGCCTGACCAAAGCGTGTGGAGATCCATTCCATTACGGCAACACCAACGTACGAGCGTTTGCTTATTGTCCAGGACCAATCGAGAATTCATCATCGCACAACAAACGTTTCATGTCGCCGGCATATGAGAAAGCCAAAGAACTGGATATGAATGGTGTTCAATTACAAAG AATGGAGCATGTGGCCAAAGAATTGATACCGTTGTTAAAAAATGCACCTACCGGTTCCATCTGGCTGGTATCAGGAGGCAAACCAGCCAAGGAGATTCCTTACAGTAGCATCTAA
- the LOC128308242 gene encoding nucleoprotein TPR, which yields MEVDQVSGVLHTILSSDEVEQLGEASAKKIEDALEKKFEEFLMAKAICETTKTDLDIMKTDYERKIEELTLKVEDESAKYHSSQMSVKEMRIELEDVKQELIKAKEKLFANEVENERFRKERNQALAERDTMDSALKRKELEVDRLHYDVLELEKKMKSANTAKCEALAKLEEIVSKEHSLEFKEKRMDQELSMRDNQIARLTQDLDQTLRELQAIRRDQNINCLTMEAKLTEKNEELKIANQTNSFLSEQNVELSSKVEELATKNMKLSNEMSTMMEHYRKELDSQNRLCELLQQDKHDHLQQTKELESAITALRQMLNEATESCGTIETEKKQLELKHADELANRDKTIGDLREELKHANELLAEAREENVEHAVEKLAPSAAATSRMLKTGMSSTEVYTLYVRTMEKLQQEEKEHEKLKLQTQTILQELEQSAPEILRQQKENHTIKEANEEITLQLNNMIAQSAELHAEIAALRNKIRLMENDNKKHRLERADLSRQVCHLLNEVEKMQHGVSTQEVDNSSLNSTLKEYVAKELITFSDIEHLQANNIRLLLIIRDLGIKVDELEKIHSSMNAATYEAKLEACNNRIHELKDTVDKHCHLLEQCSQQRDRYKKMYHDAMRSYNPGYKSASMNGSNLQGETLMDGLDDVPLANSSTANDNNSGSLAAAVAEKDRKVTELESKNQNLQHEMSVVKQEYEAYRHEKHSNDVLINQQLDKMRTEIRELSANNVKLMGTNEFNSEQNRLISKNITTYKSQITALEERNRNYESTIAKHEASIMYVKEEALSAQTKLARAEVQLENLKQECRILKDSETRLRTEREILNRERCNQNLLLNNLEMIKVSMERSENEGRLRLESRLDETSRECSALRRRLQEEQDLYREQMACLQRQVETAQKRMEEEIAIAEGHQAELRDARNELEIKSRKVDDLQRKLQESLSPNDEDNPVTQAKRKIRELENSLAESAVEVNSLQAQLATAQEHVKKYGELSDATVKELSDVTELCNQQKESSEKEIAALRTSESDLRAQIDELKTELSLKITGAKLTTGDKDSELHKVQLELKITLEKVADQARELREIRENCNALAAKLHEAEQKYAREMVEHSSDIQQLAQLKEDMQRMQAQFEELQKQRDQAQEHLKAGEQCWNNREEKLRAELSQLEEQLSNLNSQNAALHDQIQNLGTRLSISVASQNQTLTEAESMNADNSTIGEDASILNRSLNDEEKQSVEQLLQIIKYLRKEKDIAVARSDMLRSENVRIQSELMILEKKFEEVQAELKEMREKTDTVTVTAAKHEEILRKLDTYNAIVDSNRVLRDERDGLNQKVRELSQRLLDAEDKLFPLEEKVQELTVKLESSTNENTTLRMDVARQRQRMTSLVERSSKINSDDWKRMQTERENLAKMLVAEKDLHKHANEELNTNKVERARLEGELSSVSKQLQACNVQIKKLTDDLEATAAQTAELETLKAKLKTTEEQLGEVRLKESQIRKIAKRYKDSFNELKKQTDERETDAAESANVDANASGTVAAVATEENAVDVEDMRKQVETAAEEIDTLKKENELLRAKLEKAERSTDIVKEAKTRILTLTEQKNNATRELNAVKGQLQQQLDQMREETDMLKAQYEGRVTRCEKETADADRESKDTISRLTRENEQLTIRLNQLNRQLGLQQAVAKPTTSAGGTGVSEKPAGESPRTANVKPMAGPSQQQSATVTPRRVSETPLASIRPMAVGSRTAAVLPTSQTSSTNVAIVQGSSASASVSTSPAPGVGVSAGAATSNSTASAGGSNSAGCTGSSVAGSGGSASASVSGTPSTSGLTTALVPPQQQQVHSVTATSSSSTCGGTGVTNVLGLNEQITASSPTSSHTDYMPATSSASVAVAAVPPMGTASTSTAESSSSSSSSTSPHAEGENTPQMSSNDQASQQLQQQQIQQAAVAMVLPHVEGGVAQQQSLQPQQPQPHLPQQQQQQGNVPLQLQPLQQQQQSTPQASSSNTVTTTQAGHKRPRDVEGDSSTDNAGQQLVIKPTPAKKRIRMVQVAVDGFQGVSESGLDVEYQVPTSSQRDQEDDIIVVDSEGEDDDDDEEEDEEEDVGMADEGMAEADDGPFDVYETEELGVAGGVGAYDEGEGPDIDEDNNIQSANNEVDVDEDNEIPNACGTTSTTSTSTSSTSSSTQSAKQTSGQHAAPMDTTEDVDTSSTSSTTVLAGVSSVAVAGPSTSIQSSSPVESGASTSSTIGSNISNDAQQLPQIQSTTGVSRSEASSGQQSSTSSSVPLPSTAASSSGTGTASVQLQGAVASGIVGGSARQVVNPLGRQQQQATHLILMQQNYEHHESADDRIVPSTPTLYAPRRTDGFSVGSPHPQVPTARFTFSETSTSRQSVGVVPTSGGVTGSVGLPEGIDDTRIDLSQLEDATAGGSSGGGRSVPTTPQHSTEQIAMGGMAVAGPSNNIERSSPGGGESQVPDILVSGAGMGDGYIAEPTTSTTYSSEALAATDAASSEILDRSERELLGEDEDDLVDDGVTGDVSAMDAEADDDTRTADSKTTTAAPTTSGSVETATDGASSRTAQQSGSASGSGLPSGSGNNEADAGTGDDRISSEGETLSTTSRPMEESSEAEVLEAPSSNTRSRTSTQRGTPNVTGRHAGRRYNHRGANRTPITWNEGRASHNRPGLQSTGPTHYQPPHMMQQQQQQQQQQQHQQHQQGRGRNSRTGRGRRMNNPYRYQ from the exons ATGGAAGTCGATCAAGTGTCGGGTGTTTTGCACACCATTTTGTCCTCCGATGAAGTGGAACAGCTCGGGGAAGCGTCGGCTAAAAAGATCGAAGACGCGTTGGAAAAAAAGTTCGAGGAATTCCTCATGGCTAAAGCGATATGTGAAACAACAAAGACTGACTTAG ACATCATGAAAACCGACTATGAGAGGAAAATAGAAGAGTTGACGTTGAAAGTAGAAGATGAATCTGCCAAATACCATTCCTCGCAGATGAGCGTCAAAGAAATGCGCATAGAGTTGGAAGATGTAAAACAAGAGCTTATaaaagcgaaggaaaagctCTTCGCGAATGAAGTTGAAAATGAACGATTCCGCAAGGAGCGTAATCAAGCACTGGCCGAACGTGACACCATGGACAGTGCATTAAAGCGCAAAGAGCTAGAGGTCGACAGGTTACACTATGATGTGCTCGAGCtggagaagaaaatgaaatctgCCAACACGGCCAAATGTGAAGCATTGGCCAAATTGGAGGAAATTGTTAGCAAAGAGCACAGTCTCGAgtttaaagaaaaacgcaTGGATCAGGAATTGTCGATGCGCGACAATCAAATCGCCCGGCTAACGCAGGACCTGGATCAGACATTGCGCGAATTACAAGCTATTCGACGCGATCAGAACATAAATTGCCTCACTATGGAAGCTAAGCTGACAGAGAAAAATGAAGAATTGAAGATTGCGAACCAAACGAACTCATTTCTTTCGGAACAAAATGTTGAACTGTCGTCTAAGGTCGAGGAATTAGCTACGAAAAACATGAAGCTTAGCAACGAAATGTCCACTATGATGGAGCATTATCGTAAGGAGCTGGATTCGCAAAACCGCTTGTGCGAGTTACTGCAGCAGGACAAACACGATCATTTGCAACAAACTAAAGAACTGGAATCTGCGATTACTGCCCTGCGCCAGATGCTTAACGAGGCAACGGAATCCTGTGGTACGATCGAAACAGAGAAGAAGCAACTCGAGTTGAAACACGCCGATGAGCTTGCAAACCGAGATAAAACGATTGGCGACCTGCGAGAAGAGCTAAAGCATGCCAACGAGTTGCTCGCCGAAGCTCGGGAAGAAAATGTGGAACATGCCGTCGAAAAGCTTGCACCGTCTGCAGCTGCTACCAGCCGCATGTTAAAGACCGGGATGTCATCGACGGAAGTTTATACACTGTACGTGCGCACCATGGAAAAGCTGCAACAAGAAGAGAAAGAGcatgaaaaattgaaactaCAGACACAGACTATCTTGCAAGAGTTGGAACAAAGCGCACCGGAAATTTTACGTCAGCAAAAGGAGAACCATACCATAAAGGAGGCGAACGAAGAAATAACGTTACAGCTCAACAACATGATCGCGCAAAGCGCGGAGCTGCATGCTGAGATCGCGGCACTGCGGAATAAGATCCGTTTAATGGaaaatgataacaaaaaacaccgcCTAGAACGTGCCGATCTCAGCCGTCAAGTATGTCATTTGTTGAACGAAGTAGAAAAAATGCAACATGGTGTATCTACTCAAGAAGTGGATAATTCGTCGTTAAACTCGACTTTGAAAGAATACGTCGCTAAGGAGCTGATAACGTTTAGCGATATTGAACATCTTCAGGCTAACAATATAAGGTTGTTGTTAATTATTCGAGATCTCGGTATAAAAGTGGATGAATTGGAAAAGATCCATAGCTCTATGAATGCAGCTACGTATGAGGCGAAATTGGAAGCATGCAATAATCGGATCCACGAGCTAAAGGACACAGTGGACAAACATTGTCATTTGCTTGAGCAATGCAGTCAACAACGAGATCGTTACAAGAAAATGTACCATGATGCAATGCGAAGCTATAATCCTGGGTACAAATCAGCAAGCATGAATGGAAGCAATTTGCAGGGCGAAACGCTAATGGACGGGTTGGACGATGTACCCCTGGCTAACAGCAGTACAGCAAACGATAATAATAGTGGCAGTTTAGCGGCAGCTGTGGCcgaaaaggatcgtaaggttACTGAATTGGAAAGCAAAAATCAGAACTTGCAACACGAAATGAGTGTTGTAAAACAAGAATATGAGGCATACCGGCATGAGAAACACTCCAATGACGTGCTAATAAATCAACAGCTGGATAAAATGCGTACTGAAATCCGCGAGCTGTCGGCCAACAACGTGAAGCTGATGGGTACAAATGAATTCAACTCCGAACAGAATCGCCTAATATCGAAGAACATCACGACGTATAAAAGCCAGATAACGGCACTCGAAGAACGCAATCGTAATTATGAAAGTACTATTGCGAAACATGAAGCATCTATAATGTACGTAAAGGAAGAAGCGTTGAGCGCGCAAACGAAACTTGCCCGCGCTGAAGTGCAGTTGGAAAATTTAAAGCAGGAGTGTCGAATTCTGAAGGATAGCGAAACGCGGCTGCGCACGGAACGTGAAATCTTAAATCGTGAACGGTGCAACCAGAATCTGTTGCTTAACAATCTCGAAATGATTAAAGTGAGCATGGAGCGTTCGGAGAACGAAGGAAGATTGCGGTTGGAGTCACGCCTCGACGAAACATCCCGCGAGTGTTCAGCCTTGCGTCGACGCTTACAAGAGGAGCAAGATCTATACCGCGAGCAAATGGCCTGTCTGCAGCGACAGGTGGAAACGGCGCAGAAACGAATGGAAGAGGAAATCGCCATCGCAGAGGGACATCAAGCAGAACTGCGTGACGCGCGTAATGAGTTGGAAATCAAATCGCGTAAGGTCGACGATCTTCAGCGCAAGCTACAAGAATCATTGTCTCCGAACGACGAAGATAATCCGGTGACACAAGCGAAACGAAAGATTCGTGAGCTAGAGAACAGCCTGGCTGAGAGCGCCGTAGAAGTTAATTCGCTACAAGCACAGCTAGCCACAGCGCAAGAGCACGTTAAAAAGTATGGTGAACTTTCCGATGCCACAGTAAAAGAGCTTAGCGACGTGACCGAGCTATGCAATCAACAAAAGGAATCGAGCGAAAAAGAAATAGCGGCTTTGCGAACGAGTGAATCAGATTTGCGCGCTCAAATAGATGAGCTAAAAACAGAACTTTCTTTAAAAATAACTGGTGCTAAGCTTACAACCGGCGATAAGGATTCCGAGCTGCATAAGGTACAGCTGGAGCTTAAAATTACCTTGGAGAAGGTAGCCGATCAAGCCCGTGAACTGCGTGAGATTCGTGAAAATTGCAATGCTTTAGCAGCAAAGTTGCACGAAGCGGAACAAAAGTATGCCCGCGAAATGGTGGAACATTCCAGTGATATTCAGCAGTTGGCTCAACTGAAGGAGGACATGCAGCGAATGCAAGCACAATTCGAAGAATTACAAAAACAACGCGATCAAGCACAAGAACACCTGAAAGCAGGCGAACAGTGTTGGAATAATAGAGAAGAAAAGCTCCGCGCAGAATTATCCCAGTTGGAGGAACAGTTAAGTAACCTCAACTCGCAGAATGCGGCGTTACACGATCAGATACAAAACCTAGGCACTCGGTTATCGATCAGCGTGGCATCGCAGAACCAAACGCTTACTGAAGCGGAATCAATGAACGCGGATAATTCTACGATCGGTGAAGATGCTTCCATTCTGAACCGTTCATTGAACGATGAAGAAAAACAGTCCGTCGAACAATTGCTGCAAATTATCAAATACCTTCGCAAAGAAAAGGATATTGCGGTAGCGCGATCGGACATGTTACGCTCGGAGAATGTGCGAATACAGTCAGAACTAATGATCTTAGAAAAGAAGTTCGAAGAAGTGCAGGCGGAACTGAAGGAAATGCGGGAGAAAACAGATACTGTTACTGTGACAGCGGCCAAACATGAGGAGATATTGCGTAAGCTCGATACATACAACGCGATAGTGGATAGCAACCGTGTACTACGGGATGAACGAGACGGTCTTAATCAGAAGGTCCGAGAGCTTTCCCAACGTTTACTCGACGCTGAAGATAAGCTATTCCCTCTAGAGGAGAAGGTGCAAGAGCTGACAGTAAAGCTAGAGTCTTCTACAAATGAAAACACGACCCTTCGAATGGATGTTGCCCGTCAGCGACAGCGTATGACGTCGCTGGTAGAACGATCATCAAAAATAAATTCGGACGACTGGAAACGTATGCAGACCGAACGAGAAAATCTCGCCAAAATGCTCGTTGCCGAAAAGGACTTGCACAAACACGCCAACGAAGAACTGAATACGAACAAGGTTGAGCGGGCGAGGCTCGAGGGAGAGTTAAGTTCGGTCAGCAAGCAATTGCAAGCTTGCAACGTACAGATAAAGAAGTTAACTGACGATCTGGAGGCAACGGCGGCTCAAACTGCTGAATTAGAAACACTTAAAGCAAAGCTGAAGACAACAGAGGAACAACTCGGCGAGGTGCGACTCAAGGAAAGTCAGATTCGAAAGATTGCCAAACGGTACAAGGATTCATTTAACGAGTTGAAGAAACAGACTGATGAACGTGAAACGGATGCAGCGGAAAGTGCTAATGTTGATGCAAACGCATCCggaactgttgctgctgtcgcGACCGAAGAGAATGCTGTCGACGTGGAAGACATGCGGAAACAAGTTGAAACGGCGGCAGAAGAAATCGATACGCTCAAGAAAGAGAATGAGCTGTTGCGTGCTAAACTGGAGAAAGCTGAACGAAGCACGGACATCGTTAAAGAGGCGAAGACACGTATTCTGACACTTACGGAGCAAAAGAATAATGCGACACGCGAGTTGAATGCTGTGAAGGGTCAGCTGCAACAACAATTGGACCAAATGCGCGAGGAAACAGATATGCTGAAGGCACAGTATGAAGGACGTGTGACGCGATGTGAAAAAGAAACTGCAGATGCCGATCGCGAAAGCAAGGATACAATCAGTCGACTGACTCGAGAAAACGAGCAACTAACGATCCGACTGAACCAATTGAATCGACAGCTAGGACTGCAACAGGCTGTGGCCAAACCAACGACGAGTGCAGGCGGCACTGGCGTGTCGGAAAAACCCGCAGGTGAAAGTCCGCGCACAGCGAACGTTAAACCAATGGCCGGACCAAGTCAACAGCAGTCGGCTACGGTCACACCGCGCCGAGTAAGTGAAACACCGCTTGCTAGCATCCGGCCGATGGCTGTGGGCAGCCGTACAGCTGCAGTGCTACCAACAAGCCAAACCAGTAGCACGAACGTTGCTATCGTGCAGGGTTCTTCAGCGTCGGCATCCGTATCAACATCACCGGCGCCTGGTGTTGGTGTATCTGCTGGAGCAGCGACGAGCAACAGCACTGCTTCTGCAGGGGGGAGCAATTCAGCTGGATGCACCGGATCATCGGTAGCAGGCAGCGGAGGTAGCGCATCCGCTAGTGTGTCCGGTACGCCGTCGACCAGCGGCCTCACAACGGCTCTTGTTCcaccacaacagcagcaagtgCACAGTGTGACagctaccagcagcagcagcacctgTGGTGGCACAGGCGTTACCAATGTGCTTGGCTTAAACGAACAGATCACTGCATCTTCACCAACCAGCTCACACACGGACTACATGCCAGCAACGAGTTCAGCTAGTGTCGCAGTTGCTGCGGTGCCTCCGATGGGCACAGCTTCAACTTCAACTGCTGAAAGTTCTTCATCGTCGTCTTCCAGCACGTCCCCCCACGCCGAGGGAGAAAATACCCCGCAAATGAGTAGTAACGACCAGGCTTCGCAACaactgcaacagcaacagataCAGCAAGCCGCTGTAGCCATGGTTTTGCCACATGTTGAAGGTGGAGTTGCCCAGCAACAATCTTTGCAACCACAGCAACCACAACCCCATCtcccgcagcagcagcagcagcaagggaATGTACCCCTGCAATTACAGCcactgcagcagcaacagcaatcaACTCCTCAA GCTTCGTCCAGCAACACTGTAACCACTACGCAGGCTGGTCATAAACGGCCGCGTGATGTAGAAGGCGACAGCTCCACAGATAACGCTGGGCAACAGTTGGTTATTAAACCAACCCCAGCAAAAAAACGTATCCGTATGGTGCAAGTAGCAGTAGACGGTTTTCAG GGTGTCAGTGAATCTGGGTTAGATGTTGAATATCAAGTACCCACATCGTCACAACGCGATCAAGAGGACGACATCATTGTGGTAGATTCTGAGGGtgaagatgacgatgacgatgaggaGGAAGACGAGGAGGAAGACGTCGGCATGGCTGACGAAGGTATGGCAGAAGCGGACGATGGTCCGTTCGATGTGTATGAGACCGAAGAATTGGGCGTTGCCGGTGGTGTTGGAGCCTACGACGAGGGTGAAGGTCCGGACATTGACGAGGATAACAATATTCAGTCCGCTAATAATGAGGTTGATGTGGATGAAGATAATGAAATACCGAATGCTTGTGGTACAACTTCCACCACTTCTACATCGACATCCTCCACATCATCGTCTACGCAGTCAGCGAAACAGACGTCAGGTCAACACGCTGCACCGATGGATACGACGGAAGATGTTGACActagcagcaccagcagtacAACAGTACTTGCCGGCGTAAGTTCAGTTGCCGTTGCCGGTCCATCCACATCTATACAGTCGTCATCTCCTGTTGAGAGTGGCGCAAGTACGAGTTCTACCATCGGTAGCAATATCTCGAATGATGCACAGCAATTGCCACAGATTCAAAGCACAACTGGGGTTAGTCGTAGTGAAGCTTCCTCAGGTCAACAATCGTCTACCTCCTCCTCGGTTCCACTGCCATCTACAGCTGCGTCATCGTCAGGAACTGGAACTGCATCAGTCCAATTGCAGGGAGCTGTCGCTAGTGGTATTGTTGGTGGTAGTGCACGCCAAGTGGTGAATCCACTGGgtcgccagcagcagcaggcgacACACCTCATATTGATGCAGCAGAACTATGAGCACCACGAAAGTGCGGACGATCGTATCGTGCCGAGTACACCGACATTGTATGCTCCTCGACGAACTGATGG TTTCAGTGTAGGTTCGCCACATCCACAAGTACCTACTGCACGATTTACGTTCAGTGAAACGTCCACCAGTCGTCAATCAGTCGGTGTGGTGCCTACAAGTGGTGGGGTTACCGGCAGTGTAGGGCTGCCCGAGGGGATTGATGACACAAGGATCGACCTATCGCAGCTCGAAGATGCAACTGCTGGTGGCAGTAGTGGAGGTGGACGCAGTGTGCCTACAACACCACAACATAGCACCGAGCAGATCGCAATGGGAGGCATGGCCGTTGCTGGCCCATCCAATAATATCGAACGTTCATCTCCTGGTGGAGGCGAAAGCCAAGTCCCCGATATTCTCGTGTCGGGTGCTGGTATGGGAG ACGGCTACATTGCCGAACCCACCACAAGCACTACATATTCTTCCGAAGCGCTGGCTGCGACTGATGCAGCTAGTTCGGAAATTCTCGATCGTAGTGAACGTGAGCTGCTAGGGGAAGACGAAGATGACCTCGTCGACGACGGTGTAACAGGAGATGTTTCAGCAATGGATGCTGAAGCGGATGACGACACAAGAACGGCAGATTCAAAGACCACGACTGCAGCCCCAACTACTTCAGGAAGTGTAGAAACAGCAACGGACGGTGCATCTTCACGGACAGCGCAACAGTCCGGATCCGCCAGTGGTAGTGGATTACCCTCTGGTTCCGGTAACAATGAAGCCGATGCTGGTACTGGCGACGATAGGATCAGTTCGGAAGGTGAAACATTGTCTACCACTTCCCGACCG ATGGAAGAGAGTAGTGAAGCGGAAGTATTGGAAGCACCCAGCAGCAATACGCGATCGCGTACATCTACACAACGAGGTACACCAAATGTGACGGGGCGCCATGCCGGTCGACGTTACAATCATCGTGGGGCAAACCGTACCCCTATAACCTGGAACGAAGGACGAG CCTCTCACAACCGTCCTGGCTTACAAAGTACAGGACCGACGCATTACCAGCCTCCGCACAtgatgcaacagcagcagcaacagcagcagcagcagcagcatcaacagcatcaacaaGGTCGAGGCCGGAATTCACGAACAGGCCGTGGAAGACGTATGAATAACCCGTACCGATATCAATAA
- the LOC128298359 gene encoding choline transporter-like protein 1 — translation MQQFCCCLTSRTDKVSPGESFDHSKSPSPSSHESINVFRSERQCTDILFIAIKAAFILILLVLIIYCMAFGDIYRIINGYDDCANVCGRDNKPDQNLPCKGADRTSERFLLVEGSGVTESDLHRMCVASCDEIEGFKPFLNRCIRKHNPTDEVATRTGLKNFFQEVSEDLDACHREMLWLAVTSFAFSLLTLVMLRVIPGLIVWLVLLAVVLACTAGTIWLWLRWQYESEQLSEAAAESARTRMNSWLYYAIAATVVTLIVYLVILVMRKRIKLVVQLFKEAGKAIASMPFLLAEPILTFTTIAVVIALYVYFTVWIESAGMLVVESNNSAKYVKDSTMLFTRWYNLFAFLWFCQFIIGCQHMVIAGAVAGWFFTRNKAHLSNPIGRSYCNLMRYHLGTVALGSFVIALVQFLRTMLKLLMHSVRNPQNRITSFLFDCCQCCLQCFERFLQYLTRNAYILTAMHGDPFCQAGKNAFRLLTTNALRVFAINSVGDFVLVLAKVFVVVATGLIGVELIQKKAGLHHPYVPLILIGIFAYLVAHCFMTVYEMTVDTIFLCFCEDCESNDGISRPYYMSRGLMEFVQNSKKALSVSEKGSSRTKQPVQDGKAWMAATKPTGTPVGTAQQRATAISETVD, via the exons ATGCAACAGTTCTGTTGCTGTCTGACCAGCCGTACGGATAAAGTATCACCTGGCGAATCGTTCGAT CATTCTAAATCTCCTTCACCGAGCAGCCATGAGTCGATTAATGTATTCCGATCGGAGCGTCAATGTACGGATATACTGTTCATTGCCATCAAGGCAGCGTTCATTCTGATCTTG CTGGTACTCATTATCTACTGCATGGCGTTTGGAGATATCTATCGCATAATAAATGGCTACGATGACTGCGCCAATGTGTGTGGCCGCGACAACAAGCCGGACCAGAATCTTCCGTGCAAG GGAGCAGATAGGACGAGCGAGCGATTTTTACTGGTTGAAGGATCCGGTGTGACGGAAAGCGATCTACACCGTATGTGTGTTGCGAGCTGCGACGAAATCGAGGGCTT TAAACCATTCCTAAATCGTTGCATCCGGAAGCACAACCCAACGGATGAGGTGGCCACACGTACCGGGCTTAAGAACTTCTTCCAAGAAGTATCAGAAGATCTGGATGCCTGCCATCGGGAAATGCTCTGGCTCGCTGTGACATCGTTCGCGTTTTCCCTGCTCACGCTCGTAATGCTGCGCGTGATACCGGGGCTGATCGTATGGTTGGTGCTGCTAGCTGTTGTGTTGGCCTGTACCGCCGGTACCATCTGGCTGTGGTTACGGTGGCAGTACGAATCGGAACAACTGTCCGAAGCAGCGGCTGAGTCGGCACGGACGCGCATGAACAGTTGGCTCTACTATGCCATTGCGGCCACTGTCGTGACGCTGATCGTGTACCTGGTGATACTGGTGATGCGCAAACGGATTAAACTAGTCGTCCAGCTGTTCAAGGAGGCGGGTAAAGCGATCGCCAGTATGCCATTCCTGTTGGCGGAACCCATTTTG ACCTTCACAACCATTGCGGTGGTAATTGCCCTGTAcgtgtactttactgtgtggaTCGAAAGTGCTGGCATGCTGGTAGTAGAGAGCAACAATAGCGCCAAATACGTAAAGGACTCAACCATGCTGTTTACACGTTGGTACAACCTGTTTGCTTTCCTGTGGTTTTGCCAGTTCATTATCGGTTGCCAACACATGGTGATAGCGGGAGCGGTGGCCGGTTGGTTCTTCACCCGCAACAAGGCTCACCTAAGCAACCCGATCGGACGTAGCTACTGCAATCTGATGCGCTACCATCTCGGCACCGTGGCCCTGGGTTCTTTCGTGATTGCACTGGTTCAGTTTCTGAGGACGATGCTGAAGCTGTTGATG CACTCGGTACGCAACCCGCAGAACCGTATCACCAGCTTCCTGTTCGACTGTTGCCAATGTTGCCTGCAGTGCTTCGAGCGGTTTTTGCAGTACCTAACGCGCAATGCTTACATCCTGACCGCGATGCACGGCGATCCATTTTGTCAGGCCGGTAAAAACGCATTTCGGCTGCTGACCACTAACGCTCTGCGCGTGTTTGCCATCAACTCGGTCGGCGATTTCGTGCTGGTGCTGGCTAAAGTGTTTGTCGTAGTCGCGACTGGACTGATCGGGGTGGAACTGATACAGAAAAAGGCAGGCTTGCACCATCCGTACGTGCCGTTGATATTGATTGGTATCTTTGCCTATCTGGTGGCGCATTGCTTTATGACGGTGTACGAG ATGACGGTCGATACGATCTTCCTGTGTTTTTGTGAAGATTGTGAGAGCAATGATGGTATAAGCCGGCCATACTATATGTCCCGCGGTCTCATGGAGTTTGTACAGAACTCGAAGAAAGCTCTCTCGGTCAGTGAGAAGGGATCCAGCAGAACCAAACAGCCGGTACAGGACGGAAAGGCCTGGATGGCGGCGACAAAACCGACCGGCACCCCTGTCGGTACGGCTCAACAACGAGCTACGGCCATTTCCGAAACGGTAGACTGA